The Lewinella sp. 4G2 nucleotide sequence CGTGGTGAGCGTGCAAAACAGCTACGGCGTCTTCCTTGGCCTTTCGGGCAGTATTGATGGGATGCAGGCACTGTCACTTAAGCTACGGGAAGGTCAGGAAGCTAAAGGGGGCAGCACGTTTCAATCCACTGGGTCGGGGATTCAACTCCGCCAGCTCCAATTTGCCTTTAAGGACGAGCAAGTACTGGAAAACTTGACCTTAAATATAGAGGCGAAGTCCAGTCTGGGCATCGTAGGAGAAAGTGGGGTAGGGAAGACCACCCTGGCGAACGTACTCGCGGGTTTGTACCCGGTTGCCCCCGGTCAGCTCTTCGTAGGTGGCCAGGACCTTACCGAGGTAGATCTGGCAAGCTACCGCCGAAAGGTGGGCTACGTCACACAAGAACCACCGATTTTCAGCGACTCTTTGTTCAATAACGTGAGTTGTTGGGATGTCGATTCTACAGCCACCCGGGAGCAAGTTTGGCGGGCGCTCGAACTGGCCAATGCCGCTGGTTTCGTCCGGGAGTTGCCGAAGGAGCTTGACGAAGAGATCGGTATCAACGGTCTTCAACTCAGTGGTGGCCAGCGGCAGCGCCTGGCCATCGCCCGGGAGGTTTACCGTAACGTGGAGTTGCTGCTGCTCGACGAGGCTACTTCGGCACTCGATACGAATAGCGAAGAGATCGTCCGGGAAAACCTACGTGGCCTGGCGGGCCAGTTTACCACCGTCGTGGTAGCGCACCGCTTGGCGACCGTCCGGGAGGCGGACCAGATCCTGTTCCTCGAGCCGGGGGGTGGTTACCAAATTGGTACCTTTGCGGCGCTTTTAGAAACATCCGCCGGCTTTCGCGAGCTGGCCCGGTTACAGACCGACAGTTAAATCCAGCTATGAAAAGAGTTCTCATCACCGGTGCGGCCGGTTTTCTGGGTTCCCACCTGTCGGATCGCTTCCTCGCCGAAGGCTACGAGGTAATCGGAATGGACAATTTGCTGACGGGATCGATGGACAACATCGCCCACCTGATGCCACGCGAGGACTTCACCTTTTACCACCATGACGTCAGTAAGTTCGTGCACGTACCGGGTGAGTTGGACTACATCCTCCACTTCGCGTCTCCCGCCAGCCCGATTGACTACCTGAAGATGCCCATCCAAACCTTGAAGGTAGGGAGCCTCGGCACCCACAATCTGCTGGGACTGGCTAAAGCGAAGGGCGCCCGGATGCTCATCGCCAGTACGAGTGAGGTGTACGGCGACCCGCTCGTCCACCCCCAACGGGAGGACTACTGGGGCAACGTTAACCCCGTTGGCCCACGGGGTGTATACGACGAAGCCAAGCGGTTCCAGGAAGCGATGACGATGGCTTACCATACCTACCACGGTTTGGAGACCCGGATCGTCCGCATCTTTAATACCTACGGCCCGCGGATGCGCATCAACGATGGCCGGGTACTGCCCGCTTTCATTAGCCAGGCCATTCGTGGTGAAGGCCTTACGGTGTTTGGGGACGGGAGTCAAACACGGTCCTTTTGCTACGTGGATGACCTCGTTGAAGGCATCTACCGGTTACTGCTGAGTGACTACCCCCAGCCGGTCAACATTGGTAACAGTGACGAGATCACCATCATGGACTTTGCCAAAGAGATCCTTGAACTCGTAGGGAATAAAGCCGCTTACCTCGACCACCGTCCACTGCCGGTAGATGATCCTAAAAAGCGCCGCCCGGATGCGAGTCTGGCGAAAAAGGTGCTGGACTGGGAGCCCACCGTCAGCCGGGCGGAGGGCCTTCGGCGGACGTTACCTTATTTTTTGGAGGCCGTCAAATAGAGGCCCCTTCTCAGTTGCTGCCTACAGCTAACAGATTTTGACTTTACCCAAAACGCCCCTGAATGCATTTCAATAAAGGAACCACCTCCACCGAAATGACCCCGCAGCGCTTGCAGGACCTGCTTGACAGGAAGTCCGCCGTATCGGTCATTGGTCTTGGCTACGTTGGTTTGCCCCTGGCGCTAGAGTTGGCGAAGAAATTCCGCGTAGTCGGCTTTGATATATCGGCCCCCCGGGTAGAAATGATGCGGAACCGGCAGGACCCCAGTGAAGAGCTAGAACCGGAGGCTTTTGATAATAAGGACATCCTTTTTAGTTCGGACCCCGCAGACCTGGCGGATGCTACCTTCCATATTGTGGCCGTGCCCACGCCGGTAGATGAAAGCCGGACGCCCAACCTCAAGCCTCTACTCGGTGCCTCGGCAACGGTGGGCAAGGTTTTGAAGAAGGGGGATATCGCCGTTTTCGAATCCACCGTTTACCCCGGTTGCACGGAGGAGGATTGCGTCCCGATCCTCGAAAAAGAGAGTGGCCTAACCTACCTGAAGGACTTTGGGGTGGGATACTCTCCTGAAAGAATCAATCCGGGAGATAAAGAACACACGGTAGCCAATATCTTAAAAATTGTGAGTGGGAGTGACCCCGAAACACTCCGGATCGTATCGGGTGTTTATGGCGAGGTCATTACCGCCGGCCTCTACGAGGCCAAGACCATTAAGGTAGCGGAAGCAGCCAAGGTGATTGAGAACAGCCAACGGGACGTGAACATCAGTTTCGTCAACGAGCTCAGCGTCATCTTCAGTAAAATGGGAATCGATACCCAGGACGTGCTGGAGGCAGCCGGCACCAAGTGGAATTTCCTTCCATTCCGGCCCGGTCTGGTGGGTGGCCACTGTATCAGCGTAGACCCGTACTACCTATTGCATAAGAGCGTGAAACTGGGGTACGATCCCCAAGTCATTGCCAGTGGCCGCCGGGTGAACGACCAGATGCCGGGGTTTATCGCCAAAGAATTGGTACAGCACCTGCTGAAGGTCGATAAAAACCCTAACCAAAGCAAGGTCCTTATGCTGGGGGTCACCTTCAAGGAAAACGTTTCCGATATCCGGAACTCGAAAGTAGTGGACGTCGTACGGGAGCTCATGGATTACGGGGTGAACGTGCATTTGTACGACCCTTACGCCAACCCGAACGAGGTTGCCCACGAATATGGTTTGACGATGGTGGATGAGATTGGTAAAAATTATGACGCCATCGTCGTAGCCGTGGCGCACGATGAGTTTAAAGGCCACGACCTGTCCTTTTTCAGGGGAATCAGCAACGGTAATTTGATGCTGTTCGACCTAAAGGGTATCTACTCCCGGGATGAGTTGACCCAGGGGGAAACCATTTGGCGGCTGTAGCCACCTTCCCTCGCGCCTCCACCTATCCATTAAAGAAAACGAATGATGATCAGAGTTTTCCTATTGTTTTTTACCCTACTCGCTTTGGCACCTGCGGCAGCGCAAACTCCGGCGATTGATGGGCGTGCTGCGCTCCTGACTGAGTTAGAAACGCGCAATGTGGACGTAGCGGAGCTTCGCCGGCGACTGCAGACGGAAGGAATTGAGTTGGACGCATTAACTAATGAACAATTAGTGGCAGCCAGACCGCAAATTGAGGGGATCATTCGGGAGATCCAGCTAGAGCGAGAAGCTGCGGCGCCGGCCCCGGAAGTCCAGGTGACTACCACCGAGAATGGTGATGGCGAGGGCACGAAGGAAACTAGCGTTGAAATAGTGGAGGTTACCCAGGAGGAGTTACCGGAAAGTGCTATTTACGGGCATGATATTTTTCGCAATAAAAGCCTGCGGGTTTATCAAGCTGGAGAAAATATAACCGCCCCGGACAATTATCCCCTACAAACGGGAGATGAATTGGCCGTGACCATCTTTGGAGCCAGCCAATCTAACTTCCTGCTCACCGTTGGGGATGATGGCTTTGTCACTTTCCCGAATGGGCTTAAGCTTACTCTGGAAGGAGTGACCATCAACCAGGCGAAGGGACTGCTCGAACGAAGATTACGGCAGTTCTACACTTTTCAGCGGGGGCAGCTAAGTATTATCGTCCAGCGTACGCGCGCCGTTGCGGTAAATATATTTGGCGAAGTGGAGAGTAACGGCACGTACTCGTTGTCATCAGTAAATACCGCTTTTAATGCCCTTGTAGCCGCCGGCGGGCCAACAGAAAACGGTACGGTGAGGAACATTCAGGTCATCGATGGCGGCAACACAACCGTAATTGACGTTTACGATTTTTTGCGAAATCCCCAGCCCTCCGCCGAGATTTTCCTGCGAAACGGAATGACCATCTTCGTACCACCATCGGGGATACTGGTCGAACTTGAAGGCGGCGTCCGTCGCCCACTTTTCTATGAAATGCGGCCGGAAGAAGGGATAAGTGACCTAATTACTTTTGCTGGTGGGGCCACCGCCAGAGCGGAGACGGGAGCCATTCGAGTGACACGGTACACGAACGGAACGCTGAAAACGATCAACGTTGATCTGCAGCAAAACCCAGGGTTTCGGCTGCAAGATGGTGACAGAGTCATCGTCCCACAAGTAGAAAACCCACTTGATGAGTTTGTGTCGGTAGAGGGTGCTGTCCTGCTAGAAGGCCGTTTTGCCTACGAAGAAAATTTGACTATCGGCAATTTGGTCGAAAACGCTCGTTTACGCCCCGGAGCGCGCCGTGATGTGGCCTTCGTCTACCGTGCACAGGATGATGGCACGTTTGCACTACAAAAACTAAACCTTTCGGATGGCTCACCCGATCTTAATATTAGCGTGAGGAAGGGAGACCGCTTACGCATCCTTACCCAAGCGTCCTTTTTGGACGGAGGGGAGGTAAGCATTGCCGGTGCCGTACGCGCGGTGGATACCATTGCCTACCCAATCGATGGTGGCCTGAACTTAGAAGAATTAATCCTATTGAGTGGTGGGCTACAGCGAAATGCTGCCGATGAGGTCATCGTCGTCCGTACCCCACCCGAGAATAGGGAGGAGCGGCAGTACCTCCGCCTTTCTCTCACTGAAGACCAACAATTTGAGCTACTCCCGGGTGATGCCGTGACGGTATATAGCCGCGAGCGCTTTACCGATCCATTTGAAGTGAAACTGGGTGGGGCGGTACGCGACCCGGGTACTTACCGATACGATCCATCTCTGGGATTGGACGATCTATTTGTACTGGCGGGTGGCTTTACTCCCGCCGCGGCACTGGATAAGATTGACGTCTTTAGACTGAAAACTTTCGACAATGAGGCGACGCAGACACTGACGACCACGCTGGTGGTGGATTCTACCTTTAATATCCTAAGTAGTTCTGATCCTGATTTTATTTTGCAGCCCTACGATGTGCTGGTGGTCCGTAGGATTCCAGGTTTTGAGCCCATCCGTACGGTTGAGGTACAAGGGCAAGTTCAGTACCCCGGGGAGTACGCCATTGACGTTGCCAATATGCGGTTGACGGATCTAATTGCAAAGGCTGGAGGTATAACACCCGACGCTTTTCCTCCCGGAGGTACGCTTTTCCGTCGAGATGCTCAGATAGGCCTGATTGTCATCCAGCTAGATGAAGCCTTGAGCAATTCTAACATTGCTTCCAATATCGTGCTAAAGGACGGTGATATTTTGACCGTTCCCCGTGCCAGGGATTTGGTAAGGATCAACACGCAGAATACAAAGGCCAATAGTATTTATATCGATTCGCTGTTGCGACGCGACCGGATCAATATTGCTTATGACGGCAAGAAGGATGCGAAGTGGTACGTGGAGAACTATGCAGCCGGCTACGCGGATGATGCCTGGAAGCGGTCTACGGTAGTAGAATATCCAAATGGTGAGGTCAAGGCCACCAAGCGATTCTTGTTCTTTAACAACTATCCGGATATCCGCCCTGGTTCCATTATTTCCGTTTCGGAGCGGCCGGAGCGCAAGAAAAGGGAGCGGCGCGTCCGCACTGAGCCACGCGAAAAGGTGGATTGGGGCAAATTTGCCCGTGATACGATCGCTATTGCTACGAGTACAATCAGCTTGATCCTGCTGGTTGATCGCTTGGATTAGGAGTCTCCTGAGCCACTAATAGACATGAATTTTCACATCATTATCCCCACGCATAAGCGCAACGACCTGCTGAAGGTATTGTTGGACTCTCTGGTGGTGATTGATTTAATAAGCCTGGAGGGTAAGTTGACCGCTACGGTCGTGGAAAATGGTAGCCACGTTTCGGAAGAGCTAGTGGCCCGGTACGAAGGTGCTCCCTTCCCCATTAAGTACCGCCACCTGGAGCAGGGGAATAAAAGCGCGGCGCTCAATGCAGTGATCAAAGAAACGGCCTCGGATACTTTCTTGCTCTTCTTTGATGACGACGTTATCCTGGACGCTGGCATCATTACAGCGTACGTGAAAGCCATCGCTACCTTTGGCGATCAGTATTTCTACG carries:
- a CDS encoding ABC transporter ATP-binding protein translates to MVAVLDGIGLAMFIPLLQKIAAPTADAGANLGKLAMVVEWLEGVGVDFNLTGVLLVILGFFTAKGIIRFLVQYYEVQLNKRFAKRLRNINVDLLAGYSYLDFAKMDAGALQNSFNAEVLRIHQAYQQYFVALKNAAMAVVYVILAYLANPGFALLVILLGVVASFLFKNLYRLSKRASGEITAAMSNLQGLLIQSINNFKYLKATDLINQYKDHLKGAILNLETQQRKVGLVNAISAGVREPLVIGLVVFAILVQVKYFGAPFGELVLGLLFFYRGLNNVVSVQNSYGVFLGLSGSIDGMQALSLKLREGQEAKGGSTFQSTGSGIQLRQLQFAFKDEQVLENLTLNIEAKSSLGIVGESGVGKTTLANVLAGLYPVAPGQLFVGGQDLTEVDLASYRRKVGYVTQEPPIFSDSLFNNVSCWDVDSTATREQVWRALELANAAGFVRELPKELDEEIGINGLQLSGGQRQRLAIAREVYRNVELLLLDEATSALDTNSEEIVRENLRGLAGQFTTVVVAHRLATVREADQILFLEPGGGYQIGTFAALLETSAGFRELARLQTDS
- a CDS encoding UDP-glucuronic acid decarboxylase family protein yields the protein MKRVLITGAAGFLGSHLSDRFLAEGYEVIGMDNLLTGSMDNIAHLMPREDFTFYHHDVSKFVHVPGELDYILHFASPASPIDYLKMPIQTLKVGSLGTHNLLGLAKAKGARMLIASTSEVYGDPLVHPQREDYWGNVNPVGPRGVYDEAKRFQEAMTMAYHTYHGLETRIVRIFNTYGPRMRINDGRVLPAFISQAIRGEGLTVFGDGSQTRSFCYVDDLVEGIYRLLLSDYPQPVNIGNSDEITIMDFAKEILELVGNKAAYLDHRPLPVDDPKKRRPDASLAKKVLDWEPTVSRAEGLRRTLPYFLEAVK
- a CDS encoding nucleotide sugar dehydrogenase — translated: MHFNKGTTSTEMTPQRLQDLLDRKSAVSVIGLGYVGLPLALELAKKFRVVGFDISAPRVEMMRNRQDPSEELEPEAFDNKDILFSSDPADLADATFHIVAVPTPVDESRTPNLKPLLGASATVGKVLKKGDIAVFESTVYPGCTEEDCVPILEKESGLTYLKDFGVGYSPERINPGDKEHTVANILKIVSGSDPETLRIVSGVYGEVITAGLYEAKTIKVAEAAKVIENSQRDVNISFVNELSVIFSKMGIDTQDVLEAAGTKWNFLPFRPGLVGGHCISVDPYYLLHKSVKLGYDPQVIASGRRVNDQMPGFIAKELVQHLLKVDKNPNQSKVLMLGVTFKENVSDIRNSKVVDVVRELMDYGVNVHLYDPYANPNEVAHEYGLTMVDEIGKNYDAIVVAVAHDEFKGHDLSFFRGISNGNLMLFDLKGIYSRDELTQGETIWRL
- a CDS encoding SLBB domain-containing protein: MMIRVFLLFFTLLALAPAAAQTPAIDGRAALLTELETRNVDVAELRRRLQTEGIELDALTNEQLVAARPQIEGIIREIQLEREAAAPAPEVQVTTTENGDGEGTKETSVEIVEVTQEELPESAIYGHDIFRNKSLRVYQAGENITAPDNYPLQTGDELAVTIFGASQSNFLLTVGDDGFVTFPNGLKLTLEGVTINQAKGLLERRLRQFYTFQRGQLSIIVQRTRAVAVNIFGEVESNGTYSLSSVNTAFNALVAAGGPTENGTVRNIQVIDGGNTTVIDVYDFLRNPQPSAEIFLRNGMTIFVPPSGILVELEGGVRRPLFYEMRPEEGISDLITFAGGATARAETGAIRVTRYTNGTLKTINVDLQQNPGFRLQDGDRVIVPQVENPLDEFVSVEGAVLLEGRFAYEENLTIGNLVENARLRPGARRDVAFVYRAQDDGTFALQKLNLSDGSPDLNISVRKGDRLRILTQASFLDGGEVSIAGAVRAVDTIAYPIDGGLNLEELILLSGGLQRNAADEVIVVRTPPENREERQYLRLSLTEDQQFELLPGDAVTVYSRERFTDPFEVKLGGAVRDPGTYRYDPSLGLDDLFVLAGGFTPAAALDKIDVFRLKTFDNEATQTLTTTLVVDSTFNILSSSDPDFILQPYDVLVVRRIPGFEPIRTVEVQGQVQYPGEYAIDVANMRLTDLIAKAGGITPDAFPPGGTLFRRDAQIGLIVIQLDEALSNSNIASNIVLKDGDILTVPRARDLVRINTQNTKANSIYIDSLLRRDRINIAYDGKKDAKWYVENYAAGYADDAWKRSTVVEYPNGEVKATKRFLFFNNYPDIRPGSIISVSERPERKKRERRVRTEPREKVDWGKFARDTIAIATSTISLILLVDRLD